The Nonlabens sp. Hel1_33_55 genome contains the following window.
ATACCACTATAAAAGTCTGTGGCAATTCTCATTATGTTACTTTTCTTAAGCTGATCGCCGTATTCATCGCTGGAAACGCCAGATATGGACAGCGGCAACATAACAGCAATACGTTGATTCTTGAAGTTTTTTAGACTATCTACCAGTCTCGCATATTTAGCCGTACTGTTCCAAAGTTCTGGAGCCTCTTTCTCATTCAAGCCTCTATAAGGTATCTTAATCGTCATACCCTTTTTTACACCATCCTTCAAAGCTGGATTAATCGCTATCAAAGAATCTGCTTTGAGACCACTCATCTTTTCAAGACTGTACATAGTCATTTTAGGTTCTACCTCATAACTTATGTAGCGCAGCTTTGAAATGTTCTCAGTACTTGCTGCCATATCCTTAGGGTTGACAACATTCACTATCATGCCTTCATCAAGTTCTCCTAAATCAGGATTCCAAGCTTCCAGCTGTGCCATGGTGATATTATTATTTACAGCTACGCGATACTTCCCTTCTGATTTTTTTACTCTATACTGCCCTTTTTTGACTTCCACCTTAGCTTCAGAAACCTTGACGATATCAGTGACTCCTGGAATGATATCAATAACGATCGGTTTTTCGGGTTGGGCCACATTTTTGAATACTGGGATTTTGATGCGGTCACCTTTGCGCAATGGGCTGGAGTACAATTCTTTGTTGGCTTCTTTAATATCCAGCTCTGTGACACCGTATTCTCTTGATAGGGAATACAAAGTTTCCTTGCGCTTTACTTTATGGGTTTCATATTCTTCAATGGGTCGATTTGTTATCGCGCTCATTGATTTGGGTATCAATAATGTGGCACCGCTCTTCAAACCTAATTTCAGATCAGGATTCAACTCCATGAGCTGCTCTGCGGTGACATTGTATTTATTAGTAAGCATGTACATGGTGTCTCCTTGCTCCACTACATGTCGTTCATAGCTTTGAAATGTTGATGAATTCGCTTTCGCGAAAGCGAAACAAACCAACAAAATAACTGTTATATATCGTATCATATTATTCCCATTCAATGGTTGCGGGTGGTTTAGAACTAATGTCATACACTACTCTATTAACGCCCTTGACCTTATTTATTATCTCGTTACTGGTATCCTGCAGAAATTTGTAAGGTAGATCTACCCAATCTGCCGTCATACCATCAGTACTTTCTACCGCACGTAGCGCAACACACTTTTCATAAGTGCGCTCATCACCCATCACACCCACGGAATTCACGGGTAGCAGAATTGCTCCAGCTTGCCATACCTTGTCATACAGTTCCCACTTCTTAAGGTTGGCTATAAAAATCGCATCTGCCTCTTGTAACAATCGCACTTTCTCCTGATCCACATCTCCTAAAATACGTATCGCGAGTCCTGGTCCAGGAAATGGATGTCTGCCTAAAAGGTTTTTGGCCATTCCCATTTCTGCTCCTACGCGACGCACTTCATCTTTAAATAACATGCGTAACGGTTCCACGATTTTAAGCTTCATGAAGTCTGGCAAGCCGCCTACATTGTGATGCGATTTGATGGTCGCACTAGGTCCATTCACTGATATACTTTCAATAACATCAGGATAAATAGTTCCTTGCGCTAGAAACTTTACGTCTTCAATAGCATGAGCTTCATCATCAAAAACCTCAATAAATACGCGGCCTATGGCCTTTCGTTTTAACTCAGGATCTTCCACATTCTTCAAGGCATCCATAAACCGTGCCGTCGCATCGACTCCTTTGACGTTAAGTCCCATGTCCTTATACTGATCCAGTACTTGATCGTACTCGTCCTTGCGCAACAAACCATTGTTCACAAATATGCAATAGAGGTTCTTGCCTATAGCTTTGTGAAGTAATATGGCAGCAACGCTAGAATCAACGCCACCACTTAATCCCAATACCACTTTATCATCGCCTACTTTTTCCTTCAACTCCTCAACCGTCATGTCTACAAATGCGCCTGGAGTCCAGTCTGGTTTTAATCCAGCTATCTCTATTAAGAAGTTATGTAGCAGTTGCTTGCCGTCTGTACTATGATAAACCTCTGGGTGGAATTGTATTCCATAGGTTTGCTCACCATCAACTCTATAGGCTGCATTTAGGACATCTTGTGTACTGGCAAGAGTTACCGCATTTTCTGGTAAGGATTTAATTGTATCACTGTGAGACATCCACACTTGTGAATTCTCTGTAATGTTTTGGAATAGGGTTTCTGCATCCTTGATTACGGTTAGATGAGCTCTACCATATTCTCTCGTATTAGAAGGTGCTACTTGACCGCCATGAAAATGAGCCAGGTATTGTGCTCCATAACAAACTCCCAATAATGGTAGTTTACCTTTTATTGAACTCAAATCTGGATGTGGCGCGTCATCTGCACGAACTGAAAAAGGACTACCTGAAAGAATAACCGCCTTAAAGGAAGAAAGATCTTCAGGAACTTTATGAAATGGATGGATCTCACAGTAAATATTGAGCTCGCGCACACGTCGTGCGATGAGTTGTGTGTACTGGGAACCGAAATCTAGAATTAAAACACTGTTCTGCATGTGCAAATTTAGCTTTTTAAAAGAAAAAAGGAATCACGCTTACTGCGTCACTTATCAAGAATGTGAGGCCGATTATTCACAGTTCAATAACCGTGAATCTTGGGTCTAAAGGATTCAGTGAATCCTTGAGGATTTGCAATAATTCTGGTCCTAAATCTTTATAAAAAAATGAGAAGTTGGCTTGCCGTTCTTGAAGACTGTCGTTAGGAAAAAGCTCGTTTTTGAGTTGAGCGACTCGCTCTAGATGATCGTTCCATTTACGCTTTTGAGCTTTTAGAAGTCTCTTTTCTAAGTTTTCTAGCCCTTTAATTTGTTTACGCTCTTGAGCGCCAACGGCTCCCAAAAATGATGGATCTGTATCTTGAGCAATTTCATAAAGATGATCGAACTGTTTTTTTAGAAATTCTTTCTGGCTTTTGAAGTCAATTTCAATCTCAGAGACCTGTTTAATGATTTGCTCGTTAAGCTCATGATCTACTTTAAATAAATCTGTAACTTTTAGTTCTAAAGCGTCAAGCTTTTCTAGCTGTTTGTCTGTTACCAACAATGCCGAATTACGCAGTAATAAAATAGGGAACGGAATATCTTCACTATCAAAATAGTTCTTGAGTTGTAACCAGTAAGCTATCTCGCCACCACCTCCTATGTAACATAAATTAGGTAGAATAATCTCTTGATAGAGCGGTCTCATAATTACGTTAGGAGAAAATCGTTCTGGATGTTGATCCAACTCATTTAATATTTCTTCCTTGGAAAATTCTGTTTCATTACCATCTAAGTAGAATCTATCGTCACGCTCGATAATGCGATAACGACCATCGTCAGTCAAATAAAACAAGTTAATCTCCCTAGGATTTACTTGAATTTTAAAACCATCATTCCAGTTTTCCAACGTTTTCCCGACGGCGTTAAATGAAGATTTATGAACAAGTTCGTTTCTAAAATATGGAATGGCTAGTCGCTTGAGTTCAGTATCATCTCCATCGATAATTATCAATCCATCGTCCTTGAATAATTCATGAGCTAGCTTTCTGGTTGCGATTGCTAAATTTTCCGCATTGTAGGAATTTGCAAATAGATTTGATAGTTCCTCTGCAAATCGAGAGGCTCCCAAAAGTATATTCAATTGCTCATTGATGTTCTCGAGACCATCTGTATCAAGACGCCCAACAGCACCAGCACTTTCCCTTTCATAAACCAATTTATGATCACCAAAATTGAAGAATTTTATCTCGTCAAAATCATGATCTTCAGTCGCCATCCAGTATACGGGCACAAAATCATAGTCTTGATATTCTGACTTTAGAGCTTTACAAAGATTGATTGTAGAAATAATCTTATAAAGAAAATAAAGTGGTCCTGTAAATAAGTTGAGTTGGTGTCCCGTAACAACAGTAAAAGTATTCTCTTCCTTTAAGAGCGTAATATTTTCATTCACTGCTGCGATTGAGTCGATCTCACTATATTGTTGAGAGATGACTCGTGATAGAACCTTTCGGGTATCTGCTAGACTTTCTTGTTGGGACTTTTCTGATAATTGATCTTTAAAGTTTTCAATGCGAGGAAAACGATTGTATAGATCCTGCACCTCACTGGATTCCTTTAAATATGCTTTAATTATTTTTGAAAAATATCGAAGTTCTTGGTATGGAATCTTGTTTGAAATCATGTAGCTGGATGGTGGTAGGGTGGTTGAATGATATCGCTTTCGCGAAAGCGAACTAAAATTACAACTATTTGCTGCCTTTACCGCTAGAGGTGTATGAAGGAATTAACTTGTTAGAAACCTCGCCAAAACCTATACGTACCGAACTATTGTTGCAATAACCTCTCATCGTTACCGTATCGTTGTCCTCAATAAAATTGCGCTGTGTACCGTCGTTCAACTTTATAGGTTGTTGCCCGTTCCAGCTAAGCTCTAGCATTGAACCATAACTGTCTGAAGTGGATCCAGATATAGTACCACTTCCCATAAGGTCTCCACTGTTAATACGGCATCCATTAATGGTGTGGTGCGCAAGTTGCTGGGACATACTCCAATAAAGATGCTTAAAGTTTGATTTGGTAAGAGTGGTAGGCGTGCCATTTTCTGGAGTGAGATCCACCTCAAGATGTATATCAAAACTACTTTTTGGCCGGTGCTTCAAATATTTCAAAGGCGTTTTTTCTTGATCTGGACCAGAACATCTGAAAGGCTCCAAAGCATCCATCGTCACAATCCAAGGACTTATAGAAGTTGCAAAATTCTTTCCTAAAAATGGCCCTAAAGGCGCATATTCCCATTTTTGAATATCACGGGCACTCCAGTCATTGAGCAGCACCATTCCAAAAATGTAATCCTCTGCATGATTGATATCGATGGGTTCTCCTAATTTGTTTGCATCCGTAGTGATAAAAGCGGTCTCCAGCTCAAAATCAACTTTTTTTGATGAACCAAAAATTGGATCTTGACTGTTATTATCCAGCATTTGCCCTTTAGGTCTATGGATATTAATACCAGAAGGTATTATAGAACTGGATCTACCATGATAAGCTATAGGCATGTGAATCCAGTTAGGCATTAAGGCATTTTCCTTATCTCTAAACATGCTACCAACGTTCACAGCGTGTTCTTTACTGCTATAGAAATCAGTATAGTCACCTATAAGAACAGGCAATTGCATCTCCACTTCATCCATATGAAAAATAACACGATCTCTATTCTCTTTATGATCTCTGAGTTCAGAATTTTCTTTATCAAATATGTCACCTATTCTGTTGCGAACAAGTCTCCATGTTTTTTTACCATCCGAAATGAAATCATTTAAAGTATCCTGCATGAACATATCATCAGTCAAAGGCACATTGGAAAAATAGCCTAACTCTTGCAAGGCACCTAAATCAATGGCATGATCACCGATACGAGTTCCAATAGTAATAACATTCTCTCGAGTAAGAAAAACTCCAAAAGGGATGTTTTGAATGGGGAAATGGGAATCCTTGCTGTATCCTATCCATGACCTACGGTTTGGGTTGTTAGTTTCGGCTGGCATATATAGTTGTTAAACTGTTTAAAAGTAAACCTCAAAACTGTTGTTGAGAAGAGCTAACATAGAGGTTGTGATGTATTTTTGTATATAAATTTTTCACAAATGACTACCATGGATAATGAGATTTTTGATCTAATAGATTTAGAAGCTAAACGACAGGCTTCTGGCCTCGAACTTATAGCAAGCGAAAATTATGTAAGTGATAACGTTCTAAAAGCTGCTGGTTCTATTTTAACCAATAAATATGCTGAAGGTTATCCAGATAAAAGATACTACGGAGGTTGCGAAGTCGTAGACAAAATTGAGACATTAGCCATTGAACGTGCAAAGCTTTTATTCAATGCGGAGTATGTAAATGTTCAACCTCATTCTGGTAGTCAAGCAAATACCGCTGTTTATCACGCTTGCCTTAATCCCGGAGATAAAATTTTAGGTTTCGACCTTTCTCATGGTGGTCACTTGACCCATGGATCTCCTGTTAATTTTTCTGGTAAACTTTATACCACATCATTTTATGGAGTAGAACGTGAAACTGGACTTTTGAATTATGATGAAATAGCAAAAATTGCTAATAAAGAAAAACCCAAACTAATAATAGCAGGAGCTTCTGCTTACAGTAGAGAAATTGACTATAAAAGATTTAGAGAAATTGCAGATGAAGTAGGTGCGATTTTACTATCAGATATTGCGCATCCAGCAGGATTAATCGCAAAGGGCTTACTTCAAGACGCCGTTGAGCATTCTCATATATGCACAAGTACTACCCATAAAACTCTGAGAGGACCTCGTGGTGGAATTATAATTATGGGGAAAGATTTTGAAAATCCATTTGGCCAGAAATTGAAAAATGGAAAATTGAAAATGATGTCAACATTGTTGAATAGCGCAGTTTTTCCTGGTAACCAAGGTGGACCTTTAATGCATATTATCGCTGCAAAGGCTGTGGCATTTGAAGAAGCTTTACAAGAAGAATTTCTTCATTACACGGTAAAAACTAAATTAAACGCACAGGCATTAGCCTTTTCATTAAAAAACAAAGGTTACAATATTATTTCTGGAGGTACTGACAATCATATGATGCTGATTGATTTGAGAAATAAAGGGATTACAGGAAAGGATGCTGAGATCGCTCTAGGAAAAGCTCATATAACGGTAAATAAAAACATGGTGCCTTTTGACACAGAGTCACCATTCGTCACCAGCGGGATTCGGATA
Protein-coding sequences here:
- a CDS encoding LysM peptidoglycan-binding domain-containing protein, producing MIRYITVILLVCFAFAKANSSTFQSYERHVVEQGDTMYMLTNKYNVTAEQLMELNPDLKLGLKSGATLLIPKSMSAITNRPIEEYETHKVKRKETLYSLSREYGVTELDIKEANKELYSSPLRKGDRIKIPVFKNVAQPEKPIVIDIIPGVTDIVKVSEAKVEVKKGQYRVKKSEGKYRVAVNNNITMAQLEAWNPDLGELDEGMIVNVVNPKDMAASTENISKLRYISYEVEPKMTMYSLEKMSGLKADSLIAINPALKDGVKKGMTIKIPYRGLNEKEAPELWNSTAKYARLVDSLKNFKNQRIAVMLPLSISGVSSDEYGDQLKKSNIMRIATDFYSGMMIARDSAKTLGVNVQFDVFDTGNSESATLKIVRDNNFKNYNSVIGPLLAKNVVAVAKELKDDDIPVISPLTNTSVRLYKNLFQARPDEQFLMNRLKNYLVGFSKNKNVIIVTDNKNPQFKDEFAPLFPNAKILYPDKNNYISSYKYTSALSKEMDNVVIMAVDQVGFITDAVSNYAAKARTHNITMVGMDDYDDMNVNNMGLAAVNYTYPKMNRNTSSENVFATHYFAKHGITPSNYATRGFDVTMDVILRQASADNLYESAVRNGKTIMVENSFEYNKRFLAGFYNEACYILRFQPDLSIEEVSIYGE
- the bshC gene encoding bacillithiol biosynthesis cysteine-adding enzyme BshC, which gives rise to MISNKIPYQELRYFSKIIKAYLKESSEVQDLYNRFPRIENFKDQLSEKSQQESLADTRKVLSRVISQQYSEIDSIAAVNENITLLKEENTFTVVTGHQLNLFTGPLYFLYKIISTINLCKALKSEYQDYDFVPVYWMATEDHDFDEIKFFNFGDHKLVYERESAGAVGRLDTDGLENINEQLNILLGASRFAEELSNLFANSYNAENLAIATRKLAHELFKDDGLIIIDGDDTELKRLAIPYFRNELVHKSSFNAVGKTLENWNDGFKIQVNPREINLFYLTDDGRYRIIERDDRFYLDGNETEFSKEEILNELDQHPERFSPNVIMRPLYQEIILPNLCYIGGGGEIAYWLQLKNYFDSEDIPFPILLLRNSALLVTDKQLEKLDALELKVTDLFKVDHELNEQIIKQVSEIEIDFKSQKEFLKKQFDHLYEIAQDTDPSFLGAVGAQERKQIKGLENLEKRLLKAQKRKWNDHLERVAQLKNELFPNDSLQERQANFSFFYKDLGPELLQILKDSLNPLDPRFTVIEL
- the guaA gene encoding glutamine-hydrolyzing GMP synthase — protein: MQNSVLILDFGSQYTQLIARRVRELNIYCEIHPFHKVPEDLSSFKAVILSGSPFSVRADDAPHPDLSSIKGKLPLLGVCYGAQYLAHFHGGQVAPSNTREYGRAHLTVIKDAETLFQNITENSQVWMSHSDTIKSLPENAVTLASTQDVLNAAYRVDGEQTYGIQFHPEVYHSTDGKQLLHNFLIEIAGLKPDWTPGAFVDMTVEELKEKVGDDKVVLGLSGGVDSSVAAILLHKAIGKNLYCIFVNNGLLRKDEYDQVLDQYKDMGLNVKGVDATARFMDALKNVEDPELKRKAIGRVFIEVFDDEAHAIEDVKFLAQGTIYPDVIESISVNGPSATIKSHHNVGGLPDFMKLKIVEPLRMLFKDEVRRVGAEMGMAKNLLGRHPFPGPGLAIRILGDVDQEKVRLLQEADAIFIANLKKWELYDKVWQAGAILLPVNSVGVMGDERTYEKCVALRAVESTDGMTADWVDLPYKFLQDTSNEIINKVKGVNRVVYDISSKPPATIEWE
- the fahA gene encoding fumarylacetoacetase, with product MPAETNNPNRRSWIGYSKDSHFPIQNIPFGVFLTRENVITIGTRIGDHAIDLGALQELGYFSNVPLTDDMFMQDTLNDFISDGKKTWRLVRNRIGDIFDKENSELRDHKENRDRVIFHMDEVEMQLPVLIGDYTDFYSSKEHAVNVGSMFRDKENALMPNWIHMPIAYHGRSSSIIPSGINIHRPKGQMLDNNSQDPIFGSSKKVDFELETAFITTDANKLGEPIDINHAEDYIFGMVLLNDWSARDIQKWEYAPLGPFLGKNFATSISPWIVTMDALEPFRCSGPDQEKTPLKYLKHRPKSSFDIHLEVDLTPENGTPTTLTKSNFKHLYWSMSQQLAHHTINGCRINSGDLMGSGTISGSTSDSYGSMLELSWNGQQPIKLNDGTQRNFIEDNDTVTMRGYCNNSSVRIGFGEVSNKLIPSYTSSGKGSK
- the glyA gene encoding serine hydroxymethyltransferase, which encodes MTTMDNEIFDLIDLEAKRQASGLELIASENYVSDNVLKAAGSILTNKYAEGYPDKRYYGGCEVVDKIETLAIERAKLLFNAEYVNVQPHSGSQANTAVYHACLNPGDKILGFDLSHGGHLTHGSPVNFSGKLYTTSFYGVERETGLLNYDEIAKIANKEKPKLIIAGASAYSREIDYKRFREIADEVGAILLSDIAHPAGLIAKGLLQDAVEHSHICTSTTHKTLRGPRGGIIIMGKDFENPFGQKLKNGKLKMMSTLLNSAVFPGNQGGPLMHIIAAKAVAFEEALQEEFLHYTVKTKLNAQALAFSLKNKGYNIISGGTDNHMMLIDLRNKGITGKDAEIALGKAHITVNKNMVPFDTESPFVTSGIRIGTAAITTRGFKESDMEKIAGWIDTVLNNSQNENKVNEVSTDVNEYSSNFPIFKS